The Musa acuminata AAA Group cultivar baxijiao chromosome BXJ1-3, Cavendish_Baxijiao_AAA, whole genome shotgun sequence genome window below encodes:
- the LOC135615382 gene encoding probable inactive receptor kinase At1g48480 — protein sequence MASLPSYLGFSGVMALLLLVSSVPGGAPDLAADAAALLALRAAVGRLVLPWNASGSPCSWQGVVCGSGRVTALRLPGVGLIGSIPAATVGNLSALRVLSLRYNALSGALPPDLSADSELRNLYLQENRFSGEIPPALGFLKNLVRLNLAGNQFSGGIPPELNNLTRLRILYLERNRLVGEIPRFDLRNLAQFNVSFNQLNGSIPSRLRGFPASAFLDTALCGRPRGPCPGEIAPSPAAQGPAGGNSGGGAGSDKKNLSGGAIAGIAVGSAAFVLILLILSILLCRRCGKSKTRSLVAVEARGNEPEPVAAAAEREKGSGEGGSGNGQPAKPAAGEKKLVFFVGGGAPRFDLEDLLRASAEVLGKGTFGTAYKAVLEMGTTVAVKRLRDVAFTETEFREKVELIGAMNHPNLVPLRAYYYSKDEKLLVYDYLPLGSLSALLHGNRGSTRTPLDWETRTGIALAAARGIEYIHSTSPSAAHGNIKSSNILLAATREARVSDHGLALLAGPQSSPARAAGYRAPEVTDTRRVSQKADVYSFGVLLLELLTGKSPGQALSNDDDGGGVDLPRWVQSVVQEEWTAEVFDVELLRQQDAEEEMVRLLQLAVDCAAQYPDKRPSMAEVVARIQEIRSSSNSGDGIEEGDEHSSRTDAIAES from the exons ATGGCTTCACTGCCCTCCTACCTCGGCTTCTCTGGCGTTATGGCGCTTTTGCTTCTTGTGTCGTCGGTACCCGGCGGTGCGCCGGATCTGGCGGCGGACGCCGCCGCGCTGCTCGCCCTCCGTGCCGCAGTGGGCCGTTTGGTGCTGCCGTGGAACGCGTCGGGCTCACCGTGCTCGTGGCAGGGCGTAGTGTGCGGGTCGGGCCGCGTGACGGCGCTCCGCCTCCCCGGCGTCGGACTCATCGGCTCCATCCCCGCCGCTACTGTCGGAAACCTCTCCGCCCTCCGCGTCCTCAGCCTCCGCTACAACGCCCTCTCCGGCGCCCTCCCTCCCGACctctccgccgactccgagctccGCAACCTTTACCTCCAGGAGAACCGCTTCTCCGGCGAGATCCCGCCCGCCCTCGGCTTCCTCAAGAATCTCGTCCGCCTCAACCTCGCCGGGAACCAGTTCTCCGGCGGGATCCCGCCGGAGCTCAACAACCTCACCCGGCTCCGCATACTCTACCTGGAGAGAAACCGGCTCGTCGGGGAAATCCCCCGCTTCGACCTCCGCAACCTCGCTCAGTTCAATGTGTCGTTCAACCAGCTCAACGGGTCGATCCCATCCAGGCTTCGGGGGTTTCCGGCGAGCGCGTTCTTGGACACGGCCCTCTGCGGCCGGCCGCGCGGCCCGTGCCCCGGCGAGATCGCGCCGTCTCCAGCAGCGCAGGGGCCGGCGGGAGGAAATTCCGGCGGCGGAGCCGGGAGCGACAAAAAGAATCTCTCCGGTGGGGCCATCGCCGGGATCGCCGTCGGGTCCGCTGCCTTCGTCCTGATCCTGCTGATTCTGTCCATACTCCTCTGCCGAAGGTGCGGGAAGAGCAAGACGAGGTCGCTAGTGGCGGTGGAAGCGAGAGGAAACGAGCCGGAGCCCGTAGCGGCGGCGGCTGAACGGGAGAAGGGATCTGGGGAAGGAGGGAGCGGGAACGGCCAGCCGGCGAAGCCTGCGGCTGGGGAGAAGAAGCTGGTGTTCTTCGTGGGCGGCGGGGCGCCGCGGTTCGACCTGGAGGACCTGCTGCGCGCGTCGGCGGAGGTGCTGGGGAAGGGGACGTTCGGGACGGCGTACAAGGCCGTGCTGGAGATGGGCACGACGGTGGCGGTGAAGAGGCTGAGAGACGTGGCCTTCACGGAGACCGAGTTCCGGGAGAAGGTGGAGCTCATCGGGGCGATGAACCACCCCAATCTGGTGCCGCTGCGGGCGTACTACTACAGCAAGGACGAGAAGCTCCTGGTGTACGACTACCTCCCCTTGGGAAGCCTCTCCGCCCTCTTACATG GGAACAGGGGATCCACGAGAACGCCGCTCGACTGGGAGACGAGAACGGGCATCGCGCTCGCAGCGGCGCGCGGCATCGAGTACATCCACTCGACGTCGCCCTCGGCCGCGCACGGCAACATCAAGTCCTCCAACATCCTGCTCGCCGCCACGCGCGAGGCCCGCGTGTCCGACCACGGCCTCGCCCTCCTCGCCGGGCCGCAGTCCTCCCCCGCACGCGCCGCAGGCTACCGCGCCCCGGAGGTCACCGACACCCGCAGGGTCTCCCAGAAGGCcgacgtgtacagcttcggcGTGCTCCTGCTGGAGCTGCTCACTGGCAAGTCACCAGGACAAGCCCTCTCCAacgacgacgacggcggcggcgtCGACCTGCCGAGGTGGGTGCAGTCGGTCGTTCAAGAGGAGTGGACGGCGGAGGTGTTTGATGTGGAGCTGCTGAGGCAGCAAGACGCAGAGGAGGAGATGGTGCGGCTTCTGCAGCTCGCTGTCGACTGCGCAGCTCAGTACCCGGACAAGCGACCTTCCATGGCCGAGGTTGTCGCCCGGATACAGGAAATCCGGAGCTCGAGCAACAGTGGCGACGGGATCGAAGAGGGTGATGAGCATTCGTCGAGGACGGATGCCATTGCCGAATCTTAG
- the LOC103977143 gene encoding uncharacterized protein LOC103977143 isoform X1, whose translation MVVSCGIECVFCLGCTRWACRRCGYVGADDSAAWAPATPDEFAPVPRACRAVLAAYEDDLARPRWAPARPGGYRMDPAAVVKRASYADTRGRCPPYLLYVDRAAREVVLAVRGLNLGHDADYRLLLDNPPGSQPFDGGYVHLGLLKAAAWLLNREADTLCHLLRDCGPEYGLVLVGHSLGAGVAALMAMVVVNHLDRFGEIPRSRVRCYAISPARCMSLNLAVKYADVIHSVVLQDDFLPRTPTPLQHIFGSIFCLPCLLFLVCMRDTFISEDRKLKDPKRLYAPGRMYHIVERKFCRCGRFPPEVRTAVPVEGRFEHIILSCNAMFDHGIIWTEREAQKALEVMLKGNVMTTPPSRQQMEGRGSLQEEHNEALERALSLHLPHPASQHSLPFQDQAASTCEHYDNMSSCSDDSASSRTMNWDELVEKLFDGNEPQGMVSDEEDNSLGSSVKMSLPVR comes from the exons ATGGTCGTGTCTTGTGGCATCGAGTGCGTGTTCTGCCTGGGGTGCACGCGGTGGGCCTGCCGCCGCTGCGGGTACGTCGGCGCCGACGACAGCGCCGCCTGGGCGCCCGCCACGCCCGATGAGTTCGCCCCCGTTCCCCGCGCCTGCCGCGCCGTCCTTGCGGCCTACGAAGACGACCTCGCCCGCCCCCGCTGGGCCCCCGCTCGCCCCGGCGGGTATCGGATGGATCCCGCCGCCGTCGTCAAACGCGCCTCCTACGCCGACACCCGCGGCCGCTGCCCGCCCTACCTCCTCTACGTCGACCGCGCCGCCCGCGAAGTCGTCCTAGCCGTCCGTGGCCTCAACCTTGGCCACGACGCCGACTACCGCCTCCTGCTCGACAACCCTCCCGGTTCCCAGCCCTTCGACGGCGGCTACGTCCACCTCGGCCTGCTGAAGGCCGCCGCCTGGCTGCTCAACCGCGAGGCCGACACCCTGTGCCACCTCCTTAGGGATTGCGGGCCCGAGTATGGCCTCGTGCTGGTCGGCCACTCGCTCGGCGCCGGCGTGGCGGCCCTCATGGCCATGGTGGTGGTGAACCACCTCGACCGGTTCGGGGAGATCCCAAGGAGCCGCGTCCGATGCTACGCCATCTCGCCGGCCAGGTGCATGTCGCTGAATCTTGCGGTGAAGTACGCTGACGTGATCCACTCCGTGGTTTTGCAG GATGATTTCCTTCCAAGAACGCCAACACCTTTGCAACATATTTTTGGATCTATTTTCTG TCTGCCATGTTTGTTATTTTTGGTTTGCATGAGAGATACATTTATATCTGAAGATAGAAAGCTTAAGGATCCAAAAAGGCTCTACGCCCCCGGTCGGATGTATCATATTGTGGAGAGAAAATTTTGCAG ATGTGGAAGATTCCCTCCTGAGGTGAGAACAGCCGTTCCTGTTGAAGGAAGATTCGAGCATATAATACTATCATGCAATGCTATGTTCGATCATGGAATCATTTGGACGGAGCGAGAAGCTCAGAAAGCTTTAGAA gtaatgcttaaaggaaatgtcATGACAACCCCTCCGTCGAGGCAACAGATGGAGGGAAGGGGGTCTCTTCAGGAAGAACACAATGAGGCACTGGAAAGAGCTTTGAGCTTGCACCTGCCTCACCCTGCCTCACAACACAGCTTACCCTTCCAAGACCAGGCAGCATCAACGTGTGAGCACTATGACAACATGTCCTCATGTAGTGATGATTCGGCATCGAGTAGGACAATGAATTGGGATGAGCTGGTGGAGAAGCTCTTTGATGGGAATGAACCACAAGGCATGGTCTCAGATGAAGAAGACAACAGCCTTGGCTCCAGTGTGAAGATGTCTCTTCCTGTTAGATGA
- the LOC135615419 gene encoding 3-ketoacyl-CoA synthase 6-like, producing MPRAPLPEFSSSVKLKYVKLGYQYLVNNFVTLLLIPVMAAVYLELVRMGPEEIMGLWRSLRLDLIQILCSFFVIIFAATVYLTSRPQPVYLVDYACFKPPTTCRVPFSTFMEHTRLISSDEKSVRFQMRILERSGLGEETCLPPANHYIPPRPTMEASRAETQLVIFSAIDDLVRKTGLRPKDIDILVVNCSLFSPTPSLSAMIINKYKLRSNVRSFNLSGMGCSAGLISVDLARDLLQVHRSSNALVVSTEIITPNFYAGNQRSMLLPNCLFRMGAAAILLSNRRRDARRAKYRLVHVVRTHKGADDRAYRCVYQEEDAEGHSGISLSKDLMAIAGEALKSNITTIGPLVLPMSEQLLFFLTLVGRKLINPKWKPYIPDFKLAFEHFCIHAGGRAVIDELQKNLELSAEHVEASRMTLHRFGNTSSSSLWYELNYIESKGRMRRGDRVWQIGFGSGFKCNSAVWKCLRTVKTPVDGPWSDCIDRYPVDIPEIVRL from the coding sequence ATGCCGAGGGCGCCATTGCCGGAGTTCTCGAGCTCGGTGAAGCTCAAGTATGTGAAGCTGGGTTATCAGTACCTCGTGAACAACTTCGTCACCTTGCTCTTGATCCCGGTGATGGCGGCCGTCTACCTGGAGCTGGTACGGATGGGGCCGGAGGAGATCATGGGCTTGTGGCGTTCCCTGCGACTTGATCTCATCCAGATCCTCTGCTCCTTCTTCGTGATCATCTTCGCCGCCACCGTGTACCTGACGTCTCGGCCGCAGCCGGTGTACCTGGTGGACTACGCTTGCTTCAAGCCGCCCACCACCTGCCGCGTGCCCTTCTCCACGTTCATGGAGCACACGCGGCTCATCAGCTCGGACGAGAAGAGCGTCAGGTTCCAGATGCGCATCCTCGAGCGGTCGGGCCTCGGCGAGGAGACCTGCCTTCCGCCGGCCAATCACTACATCCCGCCCAGACCCACCATGGAAGCCTCCCGCGCCGAGACCCAGCTCGTCATCTTCTCCGCCATCGACGACCTCGTCAGGAAGACCGGCCTGAGGCCCAAGGACATCGACATCCTCGTCGTTAACTGCAGCCTCTTCTCCCCGACGCCGTCGCTGTCGGCGATGATCATCAACAAGTACAAGCTCCGCAGCAACGTTCGCAGCTTCAACCTCTCCGGCATGGGCTGCAGCGCGGGACTCATCTCCGTCGACCTCGCCCGGGATCTCCTTCAGGTGCACCGCAGCTCCAACGCGCTCGTCGTCTCCACCGAGATCATCACTCCCAACTTCTACGCCGGGAACCAGCGGTCGATGCTCCTCCCCAACTGCCTCTTCCGCATGGGCGCCGCGGCGATCCTGCTGTCGAACCGCCGCCGCGACGCCCGGCGCGCCAAGTACCGCCTCGTCCACGTGGTGCGCACCCACAAGGGCGCCGACGACCGCGCCTACCGCTGCGTGTACCAGGAGGAGGACGCGGAGGGCCACTCGGGCATCTCCCTGTCCAAGGACCTCATGGCCATCGCGGGGGAGGCGCTCAAGTCGAACATCACGACCATCGGCCCGCTGGTGCTGCCCATGTCGGAGCAGCTCCTCTTCTTTCTCACGCTGGTGGGCCGGAAGCTGATCAACCCCAAGTGGAAGCCCTACATCCCCGACTTCAAGCTGGCCTTCGAGCACTTCTGCATCCACGCCGGGGGGCGGGCGGTGATCGACGAGCTGCAGAAGAACCTGGAGCTGTCGGCGGAGCACGTGGAGGCGTCGCGCATGACGCTGCACCGCTTCGGCAACACCTCCAGCAGCTCCCTGTGGTACGAGCTCAACTACATCGAGTCCAAGGGGCGGATGAGGCGGGGCGACCGGGTGTGGCAGATCGGCTTCGGCAGCGGGTTCAAGTGCAACAGCGCGGTGTGGAAGTGCCTGCGCACCGTCAAGACGCCGGTCGACGGCCCCTGGTCCGACTGCATCGACCGCTACCCGGTCGACATCCCCGAGATCGTCAGGCTCTGA
- the LOC103977143 gene encoding uncharacterized protein LOC103977143 isoform X2, whose translation MVVSCGIECVFCLGCTRWACRRCGYVGADDSAAWAPATPDEFAPVPRACRAVLAAYEDDLARPRWAPARPGGYRMDPAAVVKRASYADTRGRCPPYLLYVDRAAREVVLAVRGLNLGHDADYRLLLDNPPGSQPFDGGYVHLGLLKAAAWLLNREADTLCHLLRDCGPEYGLVLVGHSLGAGVAALMAMVVVNHLDRFGEIPRSRVRCYAISPARCMSLNLAVKYADVIHSVVLQDDFLPRTPTPLQHIFGSIFCLPCLLFLVCMRDTFISEDRKLKDPKRLYAPGRMYHIVERKFCRCGRFPPEVRTAVPVEGRFEHIILSCNAMFDHGIIWTEREAQKALEKLRLYCDCCFSKHSNSFCSCQEHIA comes from the exons ATGGTCGTGTCTTGTGGCATCGAGTGCGTGTTCTGCCTGGGGTGCACGCGGTGGGCCTGCCGCCGCTGCGGGTACGTCGGCGCCGACGACAGCGCCGCCTGGGCGCCCGCCACGCCCGATGAGTTCGCCCCCGTTCCCCGCGCCTGCCGCGCCGTCCTTGCGGCCTACGAAGACGACCTCGCCCGCCCCCGCTGGGCCCCCGCTCGCCCCGGCGGGTATCGGATGGATCCCGCCGCCGTCGTCAAACGCGCCTCCTACGCCGACACCCGCGGCCGCTGCCCGCCCTACCTCCTCTACGTCGACCGCGCCGCCCGCGAAGTCGTCCTAGCCGTCCGTGGCCTCAACCTTGGCCACGACGCCGACTACCGCCTCCTGCTCGACAACCCTCCCGGTTCCCAGCCCTTCGACGGCGGCTACGTCCACCTCGGCCTGCTGAAGGCCGCCGCCTGGCTGCTCAACCGCGAGGCCGACACCCTGTGCCACCTCCTTAGGGATTGCGGGCCCGAGTATGGCCTCGTGCTGGTCGGCCACTCGCTCGGCGCCGGCGTGGCGGCCCTCATGGCCATGGTGGTGGTGAACCACCTCGACCGGTTCGGGGAGATCCCAAGGAGCCGCGTCCGATGCTACGCCATCTCGCCGGCCAGGTGCATGTCGCTGAATCTTGCGGTGAAGTACGCTGACGTGATCCACTCCGTGGTTTTGCAG GATGATTTCCTTCCAAGAACGCCAACACCTTTGCAACATATTTTTGGATCTATTTTCTG TCTGCCATGTTTGTTATTTTTGGTTTGCATGAGAGATACATTTATATCTGAAGATAGAAAGCTTAAGGATCCAAAAAGGCTCTACGCCCCCGGTCGGATGTATCATATTGTGGAGAGAAAATTTTGCAG ATGTGGAAGATTCCCTCCTGAGGTGAGAACAGCCGTTCCTGTTGAAGGAAGATTCGAGCATATAATACTATCATGCAATGCTATGTTCGATCATGGAATCATTTGGACGGAGCGAGAAGCTCAGAAAGCTTTAGAA AAGTTGAGGCTGTACTGTGACTGCTGCTTCTCAAAGCATTCTAATTCTTTTTGTAGCTGCCAAGAACATATTGCCTGA
- the LOC103977143 gene encoding uncharacterized protein LOC103977143 isoform X3 has protein sequence MVVSCGIECVFCLGCTRWACRRCGYVGADDSAAWAPATPDEFAPVPRACRAVLAAYEDDLARPRWAPARPGGYRMDPAAVVKRASYADTRGRCPPYLLYVDRAAREVVLAVRGLNLGHDADYRLLLDNPPGSQPFDGGYVHLGLLKAAAWLLNREADTLCHLLRDCGPEYGLVLVGHSLGAGVAALMAMVVVNHLDRFGEIPRSRVRCYAISPARCMSLNLAVKYADVIHSVVLQDDFLPRTPTPLQHIFGSIFCLPCLLFLVCMRDTFISEDRKLKDPKRLYAPGRMYHIVERKFCRCGRFPPEVRTAVPVEGRFEHIILSCNAMFDHGIIWTEREAQKALELRLYCDCCFSKHSNSFCSCQEHIA, from the exons ATGGTCGTGTCTTGTGGCATCGAGTGCGTGTTCTGCCTGGGGTGCACGCGGTGGGCCTGCCGCCGCTGCGGGTACGTCGGCGCCGACGACAGCGCCGCCTGGGCGCCCGCCACGCCCGATGAGTTCGCCCCCGTTCCCCGCGCCTGCCGCGCCGTCCTTGCGGCCTACGAAGACGACCTCGCCCGCCCCCGCTGGGCCCCCGCTCGCCCCGGCGGGTATCGGATGGATCCCGCCGCCGTCGTCAAACGCGCCTCCTACGCCGACACCCGCGGCCGCTGCCCGCCCTACCTCCTCTACGTCGACCGCGCCGCCCGCGAAGTCGTCCTAGCCGTCCGTGGCCTCAACCTTGGCCACGACGCCGACTACCGCCTCCTGCTCGACAACCCTCCCGGTTCCCAGCCCTTCGACGGCGGCTACGTCCACCTCGGCCTGCTGAAGGCCGCCGCCTGGCTGCTCAACCGCGAGGCCGACACCCTGTGCCACCTCCTTAGGGATTGCGGGCCCGAGTATGGCCTCGTGCTGGTCGGCCACTCGCTCGGCGCCGGCGTGGCGGCCCTCATGGCCATGGTGGTGGTGAACCACCTCGACCGGTTCGGGGAGATCCCAAGGAGCCGCGTCCGATGCTACGCCATCTCGCCGGCCAGGTGCATGTCGCTGAATCTTGCGGTGAAGTACGCTGACGTGATCCACTCCGTGGTTTTGCAG GATGATTTCCTTCCAAGAACGCCAACACCTTTGCAACATATTTTTGGATCTATTTTCTG TCTGCCATGTTTGTTATTTTTGGTTTGCATGAGAGATACATTTATATCTGAAGATAGAAAGCTTAAGGATCCAAAAAGGCTCTACGCCCCCGGTCGGATGTATCATATTGTGGAGAGAAAATTTTGCAG ATGTGGAAGATTCCCTCCTGAGGTGAGAACAGCCGTTCCTGTTGAAGGAAGATTCGAGCATATAATACTATCATGCAATGCTATGTTCGATCATGGAATCATTTGGACGGAGCGAGAAGCTCAGAAAGCTTTAGAA TTGAGGCTGTACTGTGACTGCTGCTTCTCAAAGCATTCTAATTCTTTTTGTAGCTGCCAAGAACATATTGCCTGA